A genomic region of Bactrocera dorsalis isolate Fly_Bdor chromosome 3, ASM2337382v1, whole genome shotgun sequence contains the following coding sequences:
- the LOC125777637 gene encoding piggyBac transposable element-derived protein 4-like: protein MDEVDVLTRLLRKLNAANVSPEERQRLQAQIEEIMGQEDDPFETSGDVEDDEYFPDEDDFGEASDIEQEIELEAVLDENHDDIEDLYREAIALEASTTMESCSTYITQGLIYRSKDGRMWNSNPPPPGRPRCHNVTTFTRKGPLRGASPSHKALFKLLLSPEIVSIIVRETNRKAVEAFRLWNEKHPSNKQRSWVMTDEDEMYAFFGMLLIAGVFHSNSQPAKELWASYNMPIYKATMSLNRFKSLTTFIRFDNSGTRAERLKQSKTAALDDAWLMLMANLEKAYTPDCHVTVDEQLFPYHGRTRFTQYIPSKPAKYGMKVWWICDSVSNYPLKGIIYTGKPPGGQRETNQEMLMNRRVAFVGTVRKNKTFIPHELLNPKRDVKSTLFCYHNNNIGQCSYMAKPKKPVIMLSTAHYRQSTDPLKGFKPDQILDYNKFKAGVDTMDQMLTGYSCKRSTNRWPLAMFYNMLDIAGLASFIIYDELNPAKQSDKRRSFIIELARQLVIPHMTKRATNPLVWRFAHIRQAMNLFNIKVPESCPSTSDATQQHSYAQVDSKRSSC, encoded by the exons ATGGATGAAGTTGATGTGTTGACGCGTTTGCTTCGTAAGCTAAACGCAGCAAATGTGAGTCCGGAAGAACGTCAGCGACTTCAGgcacaaattgaagaaattatggGACAGGAGGACGATCCATTTGAAACAAGTGGCGACGTAGAAGATGATGAATATTTTCCAGATGAAGATGACTTCGGTGAAGCATCAGATATAGAACAGGAAATCGAGTTAGAGGCTGTTCTGGATGAAAACCATGATGATATTGAGGATTTGTATAGAGAAGCTATCGCCCTTGAGGCTTCAACTACAATGGAATCATGCAGCACATATATTACCCAGGGCCTTATATACAGGTCGAAAGATGGTAGAATGTGGAATTCAAATCCTCCACCACCTGGAAGGCCTCGTTGTCACAATGTTACAACTTTTACTCGTAAAGGGCCACTACGAGGAGCGTCACCGAGTCATAAAGCTCTTTTCAAGCTATTGCTGTCTCCTGAAATCGTAAGTATCATAGTGCGGGAAACCAACAGAAAAGCCGTTGAAGCGTTTCGTCTATGGAATGAAAAGCATCCCAGTAATAAACAGCGTTCTTGGGTAATGACTGACGAAGACGAAATGTATGCTTTTTTTGGGATGCTACTTATTGCTGGTGTATTCCACTCGAATTCTCAGCCAGCGAAAGAATTGTGGGCCAGCTACAATATGCCAATTTATAAGGCCACTATGTCATTGAATCGGTTCAAGAGCTTAACTACTTTCATCCGTTTCGATAACAGTGGTACTCGTGCTGAGAGGTTGAAGCAAAGCAAAACTGCTGCCTTGGACGATGCATGGCTCATGCTGATGGCCAATTTAGAGAAAGCATACACTCCGGATTGTCATGTAACCGTCGATGAACAGTTATTTCCATATCATGGGCGCACTCGATTCACCCAATATATTCCGAGTAAGCCGGCAAAATATGGCATGAAAGTGTGGTGGATTTGTGACTCTGTTTCAAACTACCCTTTGAAAGGTATAATTTATACTGGAAAACCACCAGGTGGCCAGCGAGAAACGAATCAAG AAATGTTGATGAATCGTAGAGTGGCTTTTGTCGGTACCGTAAGAAAAAATAAGACCTTCATTCCGCATGAATTGCTTAACCCGAAGCGTGATGTTAAAAGCACTTTATTTTGTTATCACAATAATAATATCGGTCAGTGCTCGTATATGGCAAAGCCGAAAAAGCCAGTAATTATGTTATCCACTGCCCATTACCGTCAAAGCACCGATCCATTGAAAGGATTCAAGCCAGATCAAATTTTGGactacaataaatttaaagcgGGGGTAGATACAATGGATCAAATGTTGACTGGCTATTCGTGCAAACGCTCGACAAACCGTTGGCCACTGGCAATGTTTTATAATATGCTGGATATTGCCGGTTTGGCCTCATTCATCATCTATGACGAGCTGAATCCGGCAAAGCAGAGTGATAAGAGGCGCTCATTTATCATTGAATTGGCACGGCAGCTAGTTATTCCACATATGACGAAACGGGCGACTAACCCATTAGTATGGAGGTTTGCTCATATAAGACAAGCAATGAATCTTTTCAATATCAAG GTACCGGAATCTTGTCCATCGACATCAGATGCAACACAGCAACATTCATATGCTCAAGTTGATTCAAAACGGTCATCGTGCTAG